The following proteins are encoded in a genomic region of Oscillospiraceae bacterium:
- a CDS encoding acyltransferase has translation MGLLKSLKPLFSKLKAAKNPLAYAKKIGVNIRGRVQFYGNPCSMFGSEPWLITLGDNVYITDEVRFITHDGGTLPLRKEVPDLEITKPIIVGDDVYFGIRSMVLPGVTIGNRCIIAAGSIVTKDVPDNSVVAGIPARVIKTTDEYLEKIKRESLHLGNLKGEEKAEKLRKIYHIDFEI, from the coding sequence ATGGGACTGCTAAAATCACTTAAGCCCTTGTTTAGCAAATTAAAGGCTGCTAAGAACCCTCTTGCTTATGCAAAAAAGATCGGTGTAAACATTCGGGGGAGGGTACAATTTTACGGTAATCCCTGTTCAATGTTTGGTTCAGAACCGTGGTTGATCACGTTAGGAGATAATGTGTATATTACCGATGAGGTTCGATTTATCACACATGACGGCGGGACGCTTCCTCTCAGAAAAGAAGTCCCAGATTTAGAAATCACCAAGCCGATAATCGTCGGAGATGACGTTTATTTCGGTATACGGAGCATGGTATTACCGGGAGTTACGATAGGCAACCGTTGTATCATTGCCGCCGGATCTATTGTAACTAAGGATGTTCCGGATAATTCCGTAGTTGCCGGAATCCCTGCTCGCGTAATAAAAACGACCGATGAATATCTTGAGAAGATCAAACGTGAGTCATTACATCTGGGAAACCTAAAAGGCGAAGAAAAAGCAGAAAAATTAAGAAAAATCTATCATATTGATTTTGAAATATAA
- a CDS encoding MATE family efflux transporter, with product MSKLKHIVDIVVNGSKGLDGQKAREAERERRIILTAFTGAVAKAIATAIPLVSVKFSLSYLGDELYGLWATVTSFFAMFTFADLGLGNGLQTELSRANGGDDISYKKKLVSSTYFVLTAIAIVLLLIFLPLYPLLNWAKIMNAESEKAVVLSGGFVLAIVCSKIFEIPMGLVQRTQNALQEGYKSYIWQICSSLLSLILIIIISRLNLGAVTMIWAASLTVSVVSLINMIVYFGFQKSHIAPSSKYIDIKTSRSLLKIGIEFFVLSLVTSVSLSFDNFIVSQISSLSETTPYSLAYKFAHVLGIVSIMLSTPMWSANGEALARGDYDWVKKRTKTMALLSLLLSVVGSIIIIIFVNPVMSWMGKDLSISYFTLSGMCVLQVLIAIINPYFMVLNAGRIIKKQIYMFSIYAVVSVALKWILGKTIGTCMIPWIGAICYAVIVIPYTFLTVQKLFQRNSGETK from the coding sequence ATGAGTAAGCTTAAACATATTGTAGATATCGTAGTTAATGGCTCTAAAGGTCTTGACGGACAGAAAGCGCGTGAAGCGGAAAGAGAACGTAGAATCATATTGACTGCTTTTACCGGTGCTGTTGCAAAAGCAATAGCTACAGCAATACCATTAGTATCGGTTAAATTTTCTCTCTCTTACCTCGGTGATGAACTGTACGGCTTATGGGCAACAGTCACATCTTTTTTTGCTATGTTTACTTTTGCGGATCTCGGACTTGGAAACGGACTTCAAACTGAATTAAGCAGAGCAAACGGCGGAGATGACATTTCATACAAAAAAAAACTTGTCTCAAGCACATACTTTGTTTTAACCGCGATTGCAATAGTTTTATTACTGATTTTTCTGCCGCTTTACCCACTCCTAAATTGGGCAAAAATTATGAATGCTGAGTCTGAAAAGGCGGTTGTATTATCAGGTGGATTTGTATTAGCGATAGTGTGTTCAAAAATATTTGAAATACCTATGGGGTTAGTTCAGCGAACACAAAATGCATTGCAGGAAGGCTATAAATCATACATCTGGCAAATATGCAGCAGTCTTCTAAGCCTTATATTGATTATTATCATTTCGAGATTAAATCTCGGAGCTGTTACAATGATTTGGGCGGCATCATTGACGGTTTCTGTTGTCTCTCTGATCAATATGATTGTTTATTTTGGATTTCAAAAGTCGCACATTGCCCCATCATCTAAATATATCGATATAAAAACATCGCGCAGTTTGTTAAAAATAGGAATAGAATTCTTTGTTTTATCTCTTGTCACATCCGTGAGCTTATCTTTTGATAACTTTATTGTATCACAAATAAGCAGTTTGTCAGAGACGACGCCATATTCATTGGCATATAAGTTTGCGCATGTACTTGGAATTGTCTCTATAATGCTCAGTACCCCGATGTGGTCGGCTAACGGAGAAGCTTTAGCACGCGGCGATTATGATTGGGTAAAAAAGAGAACAAAGACAATGGCTTTACTCTCTCTTTTGCTTTCAGTAGTCGGCTCAATAATCATAATTATTTTTGTTAATCCGGTTATGAGTTGGATGGGAAAAGATTTATCAATATCGTATTTTACTCTGAGCGGAATGTGTGTATTACAAGTGTTGATTGCAATTATCAATCCTTATTTTATGGTTCTAAATGCGGGACGAATCATTAAAAAACAAATTTATATGTTTTCAATCTATGCAGTTGTTTCAGTAGCTTTAAAATGGATTTTAGGAAAAACAATAGGGACTTGTATGATTCCTTGGATAGGGGCTATTTGTTATGCCGTCATTGTTATTCCGTACACATTTCTGACAGTACAAAAATTATTTCAAAGGAACAGTGGTGAGACAAAATGA
- a CDS encoding glycosyltransferase family 4 protein, which yields PCGGPRELISDKKNGVLFPVKDQYALETAITGIIADSKYADSLGKQAANILDIADPTTVYNIWDDYLSKV from the coding sequence GTCCGTGCGGTGGCCCACGAGAATTAATATCAGATAAAAAAAACGGCGTATTGTTTCCCGTTAAAGATCAGTACGCTCTTGAAACAGCAATTACTGGTATCATTGCTGATAGCAAGTATGCCGATTCTCTTGGCAAACAAGCTGCTAATATTCTGGATATAGCAGATCCAACTACTGTGTACAATATATGGGATGATTATTTAAGCAAAGTATAA